The Corynebacterium sp. SCR221107 genome includes the window ACCGCGATGATGAGGGCAACGACAACGAAGCTTATCGCGTTTGCGACAGCGACACGGTCTACGTCAAAGATTCCGTTGTCGGTGCTCGATGTGGCGCCTTGCCCAGGATCGGATAGCACCTGGTCGGCCGGGGGAAGGGTGCCGATAAATTCCGAGGTATGGATTACGAAGCCTTGTTGGTTGAGTGCGTAAACTTGCTCCCAGCGCAATGGTGCGGTGGATTCAAGGCGCCAGGAGTTGATCTCCGAGGCGAGCATGGCTTGACGATCGCGCCATTGGTCATCTGCAACAGCTGCGACGTAACTTGGGGAAATGCGGGAGACGGTAAGCGTGATGGCGCTTTTTTGCTCGCCGGGAAGCTGCGCATAACCTGCCATCGGGGAAACAGTGATGGTGTCTCCCACGCTGGCGCCGATGGCTTTAGCTTGGCTTTGACTCAGGTGAATCTCGCCAGGAAGCGGTACGGGGCTGCCGTCGAAGGACTGAGAAGGTGATTGTTTAAGCTGCCCGCCGTAGCTCTTATCGCCCAGGCTAAAGCTCACGCTATAAGTCTCATCATTATGTGCGCTAAGACCATCGGGAAGGGCTGAGCTGAGAAGCTGTTGCGCGGAGATGTCCTCACCGGCTGCCGGAGTGTCGTCGCTGGGGGAGCTAGAAGACCACAGCGGCTGTCCATCGTCACCTACGCAATCGGCTGCGGTTCCATCGACGGATTGCAAACAGGAACCGCCGATGTAGGTGATGGTGTTGTCTGCCATCCGGTAGCTTGCGTTATCACGCGAGGTGGAAAAGGCCAGGATGGCGGAAATAACGCCCACGGCCACTGCGATGAGAACGATGCCTGCGATGCTGCGGGTCATGTGTCGGCGCATGTCGCGAATTGTGGGGCGCATGGCGGCTTGAATGGATGTCAGGCTCATGAGTGACGCCTCTCGCTGAGGTGGCCATCGCGGACGTAGAGGACGCGGTCTGCCCATGCGGCAAAGCGTGGCTCGTGGGTGACCAGAATTCCTGCGGCACCCCAGGTTACCCGGGAGCGCAGCACCCCCATGACGTGGTCGCCTGTTGCGGTGTCGAGGGCGCCGGTGGGTTCATCGGCGAGAATAAGGTTGCGGGTGCCGATGAGCGCTCGGGCGATGGCTACTCGTTGCGCCTGGCCGCCGGAGATCTCCTCGGGGTAGCGGTCGAAGGTGCCGTCGAGGCCTACCTCGGCCAATGCCTCGTCGATGCGAGCGCGTGCTGATTCTAGGCGCGTGCCGCCGAGTTCGAGTGGGAGACCTACGTTTTCGCCTACGGTAAGAGTGGGGATCAAATTGAATCTTTGAGACACGACGCCGATTGTGTCGCGCCTTAAGCCAGCGAGTACTTTGTCGCTCATGTCGGAGGTGTCCTGGCCGCCGATGAGAACCCGGCCTGAGGTGGGTCGCTGGAGAAGCCCTGCTATGTTGAGCAGGGTCGACTTGCCGGAACCACTTGGACCCATGATGGCAACGAGCTCACCCTGTTCTACATGCAGGTTGACATCGGTGAGCGCGCATACCTGGTTAGAGTTGTCGCCATAGATCCGACTCACGGATTCGAGGGCTAGGGGGTAGGGGGTCATGATTGGGTCCTTCCTGGTGCTGAAAGTGACTCGATGAGGTCGATCCAGCGCATTTGCGCCTCGAGGTCGAATATGTGCTTTTCGACGATCAGACGTTCCGGGGTGCGTGCCTTTTCTAGCCCGGCTGCGCGTTCGTTGAGCTTGCGTATCTGGTGCAGGATGGCGGTGCGTTGTACGTCAAGTAGCTCGGTGAAATCCTGTGCACATAGGTCCTTGGCGAAAACGACCTTGGTGATGAGGTCGTCTCTTTCGCTCATGGGGCGCACGATGGGCTCGCGCCACCAGGAATCGAGTGCTACTTGGCCCTCCTCGGTCAGGGCGTAGGTAGTCGATTGCCGGCCCGTGGGACCTGTGATGGTGCCGAATTCACGAACCAGGCCGTCGCGTTCGAGACGAGTGAGTGTTTGAGTCACTTGTCCGATGTTGAGTTGCCACAATCCTTGCATAGTGTCAGTGAAAGCGTGTTGAAGCCCGCTGGCACTGAGCTGTTGGTGCTCGAGCAAGGACAGCAGCGCGTAGGAAACGCTCATTGCTGCTCCCAAGGGTAGATGAGACTGGAGAGTGCGGACATACGGACCTATGTCCTTTTCCGTCATTCGCCACCGTGTTGGTGGATGACGTTCCTTTCGTTGATTACAGGGTAAGCAACGTTCGAAAATCGAATGTTACCGGGTAACCAATGGGTTGGCAACACATTTCTTAGCCCCATCGAATGGACGCGGTCAAATAAAACGAAGCCCGTGTCTGAAAGTGACAGTCACTGGTTGATGGATGCGTGAAACGGTCGCTAACCCACGGACGGGGCTGTGGTTGAGGCTGGTAGGCGAAGTTGGGGAGCCTGCCACACCTGGAGCATAGCAACGAGGGATGCGTGACTGTAACGCCAATGGGCGTTTGGGCAGACAAAGAGGTGTGGCACTGTGTGCGCAAGCTAAGGGGAGAGAGGGCGGTATTTGTTTCAGTCGAGGAAGGGGCTTGCTTGATCCGGTGGGGGACTGCTTCGGCACCGGAGCCAGTGTAAAAAACCACGAAGCCTCATGACATTCACCCGGAGGTGATGCCATGAGGCTTGAGGAGAAAGCAAAGGTATTAGACGACGATTCCGCGCTCAGCGAGCCATGCAGCAGGATCGACCGGGGTGGTGCCATCTGGGTGGATTTCAAAGTGCAGGTGGCTACCGGTGGAGAAGCCGCGAGAACCCATACCGGCAATCTTCTGACCAGCTTCAACGTGCTCACCGACGGCGACGTCGAGGGTCTCCATGTGGCCGTAGACCGAAACGGAGCCGTCTTCGTGCTTGATGCGGATCCACTGGCCGTATCCGGAAGCTGGGCCGGAGTCGATGACGGTGCCACTCATGACAGCGTAGATCGGAGTGCCGATGGTATTAGCGATATCGATGCCAGCGTGGAAAGCGCCCCAGCGAGGGCCGAAACCGGACGTAAACGTACCTTCGGCTGGACGGGCGACCGTCACCTTAGGGGTGCGCGCAAGCTGGTCGGCCGCAGCGACTTCTTGGCTGTACTGGGCTGCCTTGGTGAGCTGAGTGGCCAAGTCTGCGACAGGCTTGAACTCTGCGATGGCGAGGATCTGAGGGGCGGAGGAGCCCTCTGGGAGAGATGCTGCCTCGTTGGCAGTAAGTTCGATCTCAGCACCATTTGCATTGGAGGTGTGCGCAAGTGCGGCACCGCTAGCACCAGCGGTGGAAACCGCAGTCGTAGCCAATGCTACGAATGCAGCGCGACCCTTGGTCTGAGAGGTCTGCTTGCGGTGCTTTCCACCAGCGATCTGCCGCTTCTGCTGCATTGAGGCCTACTTCCCTAAGTCTTTCCAGTTTTGTCAGCTACTGATTCAAGGCTTTTTGAGGATGGATTTCCTTTTGGCCCAACTCTGTAACCAACTTGTTATTTACCGGACGTAACGATAGCTGTTTGTAACAATTCAATCAACCTGTTTTGAAGGATTCTTTCTTTGTCTCACTCAAAAAACGTTACATAGCTGGGAAAAATGCCTCAAAAAAAGTTTGAAGATTTTTCCGCGCGGTGTGTAATTTGGGGCAAATGTGAGATTTGTGAACAACCTTCATTGCGTGATTGCTACGCGTGTAACGGCTGAATCTAACGGCCGTGAGCAGGTTAAAAAGCCTTAATTCCGACTGGTGATTCTAAAGAAAATGTTAGAAAAGTGTAAAAGGGGAATCTCATTCATGGGGAAATTCATCTGCTTTTGCGTGCGCGGCTAGCTTTCCCTTCAACTAACGATCGCTACCTTGAACGATCCCTTAAGAATCTACGCCTATATATAAGAATATAAGGTATGGGATCGGTAGGACACTTCGAGCTAAAGACCTGCTAGGGTATCCAGCGCTTTAGGCGGACAGTTGAGCTTGCAAGCGATGGAGTGGAGCTTTGTAGCGCAGGTTCTAAGCAATCTCGTGGCCCTGAGGGTGAGAGGATCATAATTGGAGGCCACCTTTCTACTTTTTGGTGGCAGCGAGAAGGATTTTGTTGAGCGCTTCTTTCTTTGGAAAGGAATGAGTGAAACTCTGAATTGCAGTGGGCTCGAGTATTAGGTGCGGCACGGAATTTGCTTTTCAAAATGGGAAAGTTCGCCGTGGGTATCCCCGTAGTCCGGTTAGACGTGGCATGGTTGATGGAATGAGCAAGAAGTCCAGTCCGCACCCGCAGGCAGGTCCTCATCGAGGTTCCGCTGGGCGTCGCCCGCCCCGACGTTCGGAAGCGCCGAATGGCCCGGCATCTGCGCAGCGTCCGCAATCAGCCGGGAGGCGTGGTGCCCGAAGGAAAGCCGTGCCCGAAACGCGCACGATTGATCCGACGTTTTCCTCGCGCATGCGCGCCTTCTTGCCGGTAACGGTACTTCCCAACCTCATTGTCGTGGCATCAAGCATCGCCTTCGCTCTCGTTGCGCTGATTGCAACCTCGACGACCATGACCGCAATGCCTAGCGTGATTGCGCAGTTCTGGTTGGTCATCAATCTGGGGCCTGTTGTCGGGCGTGGTCAAGAGCTTTCGGCTTTGCCCTTGCTACCAGCATTATTATTGGTTTGGGCGATTTCCCGGCGCGTGTACCGTGCGGTAAAGGATCGCGTGAGCCTTGCTGATCTGGGTGTCTTGACCCTATGTGTATTGGGGATTCCGATACTTTTGACGCTCACAGCGTGCGCCATGCTGTACGACGCATCCTCGGTTTTTGATGTGGACTCTCCACCGATAGGCGAGGCGGTGCTTCGAACTGGGTTGTTGCATGCGGTGGCTCTCGTGTGGGGCATGGGGCGCAGGCTCTGGCAGGCCTTGTGTCGTCGTTTCGTTGTTCCGGAATGGTTCGTTGAAGCATCTCTTGATGCAGTGCGAGCATTGAAATACATCGCCGGTGGTGCGGCAATAGTTTATAGCGTCGCGTTTGTCATGCATCTGGGGGATGCTTCGGCCATTTACGCTAACTACTCCACCGCCGGAGCTATTGCGGTAAGCGTCCTGAGTCTTCTGTATCTTCCCAACGCGATCGTTTTCACCGCGGCAACGACGGTGGGATCGCAGCTCATCCTCGGGCAAGGCTCGGTTTCCCTTTTTGGTGTCAATCTCGTGCCGCTGCCTCCGCTGCCGGTGCTCGCTGCGCTTCCGCATACATCGCAAACTTGGGCCATGGTTGCGCTTCTCGCGCCTTCGCTAGGGGTGTTGTTGTCGGTCATGCGCAACGTTCCTGCACTCAAGGTGGGCGTGCTTGGCGGCATTTTCGCTGGGGTCTATGCGTTACTAACGGCCTATTTTGCCGGCGGCGCGCTGGGGGTTTATGGCTACTTCGGTCCGCACGTGTGGCTCAGCGCTGGACTAACCGCAGCGTGGGTCGGTGGCATCACGATCATGGCCTCGGCGGTGGCTTCCGTGCTCGATCGCGGGGTAACTAGAGCGGTGGATTCTCAGCAAGAAACTGCCTTGGGCGACGATCCAGACACCGATGAGCATGAGTCCCACGCGGCTGCTGAGGATGCGAAGTTCAGTCCTAACGACGCCGAGGAAGCTTCTGTTCAGGCGATGAAGGCGGCGACCGTAGGCGTCGTCAAGCACGCAAACGAAGCAGACGGCGAAGATGAAGATACGCCTTACGACGAAGCTGCCGGCGGTCATTCGAACGATTCCGAAGAAGGCATTGTTCAATCAGATGCAACTGAATTTGAAGGCGCTACTGGAGATGCCAATGGTTCGGAAGCCGATGACTCGGGCTTTGACATGGACGGTGATGCCGACTCGGGCACCGAAACCGCGGGGTTCGGGAGAGGAGATGAAGGTGCTGTGGAAGATTCTGCGCAATCGAGTGCGCCTTATGCTCCGGGCGAAGACACCACCGAAGAAATCCCGAATGATTCAGAAGACGTTGACTCAGGCATCCAGCCCCACGGGGACCGTGGTGATGAACATGACGCCCAAGGGCAAGGCGGAGCGGATATCAGCGACCAGGAGGAGGCGCAGGGGGGCGGAAAGTGAAAATAACTTAGATGACGTTGCTGGAAAGGCGTCGGAAGCTGGAGACGGTGAGTCAACAGGGGAGAGTCGCAAGTAGCGGAAATGATTCGCGGGGGCTAAAGGGGACGGCTTCGCTGCCGTCCTTCATGCTGAGGGAAGGGCTAGAAGGTGGACAAGCTGGGATCGGGCGCTAGAATATTCCGAGTGACCAGCACTGAATCTCTCGTGTCAGAAAATCGAACCGACCTCCTTCCCATCGTCGTCATGGCGAGTGGTTCGGGCACCTTGTTGCAGGCCATCATCGATCACCAGGAGACTGGTGATTTTTCTGTTGGTAGGTCAGGTTACAGGGTGGTTGGTGTGGTCACCGATGTGGAGTGTCCCGCAGTTGGACGCGCCGAGAGAGCCGGAATCCCGGCTGTGACGGTCCCTTTGGAAAAAGGTGCTGATCGCGGCGCGTGGAACGAAAAGCTTGCCGCGGCCGTGGCAGGATTCGAACCGGACCTGGTGGTTTCCGCAGGATTCATGAAGATCCTCGGACAGCCCTTCCTCGAACAGTTCGGGGGCCGCATCATCAATACCCACCCGGCATTGTTGCCCGCTTTCCCAGGTGCGCACGCCGTGCGTGACGCGCTAGCCTATGGCGTCAAGGTCACCGGCTCCACCGTGCACTTCGTCGACGAAGGCGTGGACACCGGAAAGATCATCGCCCAGAAGCCGGTGGAAATTCTGCCGGGGGAGGCTGAAGCGGATCTGCACGAGAGGATCAAGCAAGTAGAGCGAAAGCTCATCGTGTCCGTACTCAACTCCGCGGTCGTGGTCATGGGCGCGGAGAAAAATTCAGGAGAGGTGTCCTTCACTAATGAGTGATGACCTTAAGGCAATCAAGCGCGCGCTGATTAGCGTCTACGACAAGACGGGTCTCGAGGACCTGGCACGCGCCCTCAACGATGCTGGCGTGGAGATCGTCTCCACCGGCTCTACCGCAGCCAAGATCGCAGCGCTTGGCATCGACGTCACCCCAGTCGAGAAGCTCACCGGCTTCCCAGAGTGCCTCGAGGGTCGCGTGAAGACCCTGCACCCGCGCGTGCACGCAGGAATCCTGGCCGATACCCGCAAGCAGGATCACCTCGACCAGCTCGCCGAGCTGGAGATCGAACCATTCCAGCTCGTGGTGGTCAACCTGTACCCCTTCACCGAGACCGTTGCCTCGGGTGCGGACTTCGATGCCTGCGTCGAGCAGATCGACATCGGAGGCCCGTCCATGGTGCGCGCTGCCGCCAAGAATCACCCGTCCGTTGCCGTGGTCGTTGACCCTGCCCGCTATGGTGAGGTCACCGAGGCCATTGCCGCCGGTGGATTCACCCGCGCGCAGCGCACCGCACTGGCCGTGGAGGCCTTCCGCCACACCGCAAGCTACGACGTTGCCGTCGCCACCTGGATGGGCGAGCAGATCATGGACGAGGACGAGAAGTTCCCGGCATGGATCGGCCAGACCTACACCCGCGAGGGCGTGCTGCGTTACGGCGAAAACCCGCACCAGGCCGCAGCCTTGTACACTCACGCCGGCGAAGAGGGGCTGGCCCAGGCCACCCAGCTGCACGGCAAGGAGATGAGCTACAACAACTACACCGACTCCGACGCAGCCTGGCGCGCCGCCTGGGACCACGATCGCCCTTGCGTTGCCATCATCAAGCACGCGAACCCGTGCGGTATCGCCGTGTCCGACACCTCGATCGCCGAGGCACACCGCAACGCTCACGCCTGCGATCCGGTTTCCGCCTTCGGCGGCGTGATTGCCTCCAACCGCGAGGTGAGTGTGGAAATGGCCAAGCAGGTCGCGGAGATCTTCACCGAGGTCATCATCGCACCTTCCTATGAGGACGGTGCCGTGGAGATCCTCTCCCAGAAGAAGAACATCCGCATCCTGGTTGCCAAGAAGCCAACCACCAACGCTTTCGAGAGCAAGGAAGTTTCCGGCGGCAAGTTGCTCCAGGAGCACGACGCCTACCAGGCCGAAGGCGATAACGCCGCGAACTGGACCCTGGCTACCGGCGAGGCTGCCTCGCCTGAGCTGCTGGCAGAGCTCGAGTTCGCGTGGCGCGCGGTTCGCGCCGTGAAGTCCAACGCCATCTTACTGTCGAAGAACGGTGCTACCGTAGGCGTGGGCATGGGGCAGGTCAACCGAGTTGACTCCGCTAAGCTCGCAGTCGAGCGTGCCAACACCTTGGCCGGCGACGAGAAGCGCTCCGAGGGGTCCGTTGCCGCCTCCGATGCCTTCTTCCCGTTCGCGGACGGCTTCCAGGTGCTTGCCGACGCCGGCGTCACCGCCGTTGTGCAGCCGGGTGGATCTATCCGTGATGCCGAGGTCATCGAGGCCGCGAAGGCGGCTGGGGTGACGATGTATCTCACCGGAGCCCGCCACTTCGCGCACTAGGTTCCTATCCAAGGAATCCTGAAGGGATTCTATTCCTTGAAGCCCGCCGAATCCGTCGGTCGCAGCAGAGGCGATCGTCGGCCGGCGGGTTTTGTCATGTGGCACCTGCTTGCCGACGCCCACCTGCCGCGAGTGGGCAAAGGTTGTGATGTCCGCTTCCGGTGTGACTGGTGGCAGGCATATATTAGTCAGGTCACAAGCGGGGGCGAAATGGATGCCCCACATGTGCGAATGCCGAGTGAAGTAAGTGGCCGAGACGGTGCAAGATGCCTAAATTAAATGCGAAAAAGAGGGGGTAACCAGCGGGAAACGTGGGTTCGTGACTGGGGAAAAATGATGTCATGAAGGCTAAACTTTAACTGTTCTTAGCGTTTCAATAACCCGCGTGTCTACGATGTTGTCCCTCCCGACATCCACGCTTATAGGCATGTGGGGTGCGACGAGATGTTTGAGGTTTCTCATGACACAGATGAATCCGGATCCTAGTTTTAGCTATCCACCGCAGCAACAGCCGATTCAGCAGCCCTACGAGCAAGTGATTCTTGCCCCGCAGCGCCAGCCTTCCAACACGGGATTGTGGGTCGTCTTGGCTATCGTTTGTGTGTTACTCCTTGCGGGCCTCGGCGTCGGTGGCTACTTCCTTGTTCAAAACGGCAAGGAAGACGCCGCGCCGACTACTTCAACCGTGGTTGTGCCAGCACCGGCGCAGGAGCAGCAGCAGGCGCCTGCTGCACCTGCGGGCCCTGCGGCACCTGTTGCCAATTCG containing:
- a CDS encoding ABC transporter ATP-binding protein — encoded protein: MTPYPLALESVSRIYGDNSNQVCALTDVNLHVEQGELVAIMGPSGSGKSTLLNIAGLLQRPTSGRVLIGGQDTSDMSDKVLAGLRRDTIGVVSQRFNLIPTLTVGENVGLPLELGGTRLESARARIDEALAEVGLDGTFDRYPEEISGGQAQRVAIARALIGTRNLILADEPTGALDTATGDHVMGVLRSRVTWGAAGILVTHEPRFAAWADRVLYVRDGHLSERRHS
- a CDS encoding PadR family transcriptional regulator, whose product is MSVSYALLSLLEHQQLSASGLQHAFTDTMQGLWQLNIGQVTQTLTRLERDGLVREFGTITGPTGRQSTTYALTEEGQVALDSWWREPIVRPMSERDDLITKVVFAKDLCAQDFTELLDVQRTAILHQIRKLNERAAGLEKARTPERLIVEKHIFDLEAQMRWIDLIESLSAPGRTQS
- a CDS encoding M23 family metallopeptidase codes for the protein MQQKRQIAGGKHRKQTSQTKGRAAFVALATTAVSTAGASGAALAHTSNANGAEIELTANEAASLPEGSSAPQILAIAEFKPVADLATQLTKAAQYSQEVAAADQLARTPKVTVARPAEGTFTSGFGPRWGAFHAGIDIANTIGTPIYAVMSGTVIDSGPASGYGQWIRIKHEDGSVSVYGHMETLDVAVGEHVEAGQKIAGMGSRGFSTGSHLHFEIHPDGTTPVDPAAWLAERGIVV
- a CDS encoding cell division protein PerM is translated as MPETRTIDPTFSSRMRAFLPVTVLPNLIVVASSIAFALVALIATSTTMTAMPSVIAQFWLVINLGPVVGRGQELSALPLLPALLLVWAISRRVYRAVKDRVSLADLGVLTLCVLGIPILLTLTACAMLYDASSVFDVDSPPIGEAVLRTGLLHAVALVWGMGRRLWQALCRRFVVPEWFVEASLDAVRALKYIAGGAAIVYSVAFVMHLGDASAIYANYSTAGAIAVSVLSLLYLPNAIVFTAATTVGSQLILGQGSVSLFGVNLVPLPPLPVLAALPHTSQTWAMVALLAPSLGVLLSVMRNVPALKVGVLGGIFAGVYALLTAYFAGGALGVYGYFGPHVWLSAGLTAAWVGGITIMASAVASVLDRGVTRAVDSQQETALGDDPDTDEHESHAAAEDAKFSPNDAEEASVQAMKAATVGVVKHANEADGEDEDTPYDEAAGGHSNDSEEGIVQSDATEFEGATGDANGSEADDSGFDMDGDADSGTETAGFGRGDEGAVEDSAQSSAPYAPGEDTTEEIPNDSEDVDSGIQPHGDRGDEHDAQGQGGADISDQEEAQGGGK
- the purN gene encoding phosphoribosylglycinamide formyltransferase, translated to MTSTESLVSENRTDLLPIVVMASGSGTLLQAIIDHQETGDFSVGRSGYRVVGVVTDVECPAVGRAERAGIPAVTVPLEKGADRGAWNEKLAAAVAGFEPDLVVSAGFMKILGQPFLEQFGGRIINTHPALLPAFPGAHAVRDALAYGVKVTGSTVHFVDEGVDTGKIIAQKPVEILPGEAEADLHERIKQVERKLIVSVLNSAVVVMGAEKNSGEVSFTNE
- the purH gene encoding bifunctional phosphoribosylaminoimidazolecarboxamide formyltransferase/IMP cyclohydrolase, translating into MSDDLKAIKRALISVYDKTGLEDLARALNDAGVEIVSTGSTAAKIAALGIDVTPVEKLTGFPECLEGRVKTLHPRVHAGILADTRKQDHLDQLAELEIEPFQLVVVNLYPFTETVASGADFDACVEQIDIGGPSMVRAAAKNHPSVAVVVDPARYGEVTEAIAAGGFTRAQRTALAVEAFRHTASYDVAVATWMGEQIMDEDEKFPAWIGQTYTREGVLRYGENPHQAAALYTHAGEEGLAQATQLHGKEMSYNNYTDSDAAWRAAWDHDRPCVAIIKHANPCGIAVSDTSIAEAHRNAHACDPVSAFGGVIASNREVSVEMAKQVAEIFTEVIIAPSYEDGAVEILSQKKNIRILVAKKPTTNAFESKEVSGGKLLQEHDAYQAEGDNAANWTLATGEAASPELLAELEFAWRAVRAVKSNAILLSKNGATVGVGMGQVNRVDSAKLAVERANTLAGDEKRSEGSVAASDAFFPFADGFQVLADAGVTAVVQPGGSIRDAEVIEAAKAAGVTMYLTGARHFAH